The following proteins are encoded in a genomic region of Amphiura filiformis chromosome 11, Afil_fr2py, whole genome shotgun sequence:
- the LOC140163742 gene encoding uncharacterized protein — protein sequence MVSEPTYHTDDSESLLDLFLTTSPSSVQDVFHMPGLGVCKHDSIMVLVDTQPHRSKTPPRKVFLYGKMNAEGLAKDAQEFCTAFTNSQPHLNSVEQNWTRFRDGVLDLAKTHIPMKQLRTSRDLPWMTRELKHLIMRKNRWHRKTKKYRSRRVWEKY from the coding sequence ATGGTATCTGAACCCACTTACCACACTGATGATTCCGAGAGTCTTCTTGACTTGTTCCTGACAACCAGTCCATCTTCAGTTCAAGACGTTTTTCACATGCCAGGTTTAGGAGTATGCAAGCACGACTCCATCATGGTGCTAGTTGATACCCAGCCTCATCGTTCTAAGACTCCACCACGTAAAGTTTTCCTGTATGGGAAGATGAACGCAGAAGGTTTGGCAAAGGATGCTCAGGAGTTTTGTACTGCTTTCACCAACTCACAGCCTCACCTGAACTCTGTCGAACAGAACTGGACTCGATTTAGAGATGGCGTGTTGGATTTAGCAAAGACACATATTCCAATGAAGCAGCTAAGAACTAGTCGAGACCTTCCATGGATGACAAGAGAGTTGAAACATCTTATCATGAGGAAAAACAGATGGCACAGGAAGACAAAGAAATACAGATCCAGACGTGTGTGGGAGAAATATTGA